Proteins encoded in a region of the Methanofollis tationis genome:
- a CDS encoding acylphosphatase yields MDQENPFSGHTGVWRLAGIARGRVQGVGYRGYLAGRAAARGLAGYVQNLPDGTVEFVAEGEAGNLAAFLEEAWARHEPVIGVGEIAVSVTEPTGEFSRFEARFGDRQEEFFRRSGLALDLLKEIMKTEGEMLAEQRKTNALLKALLRTGGTE; encoded by the coding sequence ATGGATCAGGAGAACCCATTTTCAGGACATACCGGGGTCTGGCGCCTTGCGGGCATCGCCCGCGGCCGCGTGCAGGGCGTCGGCTATCGCGGCTATCTGGCCGGCAGGGCGGCCGCCCGCGGTCTTGCGGGTTACGTGCAGAACCTCCCTGACGGGACGGTGGAGTTCGTCGCCGAGGGAGAGGCAGGGAACCTTGCAGCCTTTCTGGAGGAGGCATGGGCGCGCCACGAACCGGTGATCGGCGTCGGCGAGATCGCCGTCTCGGTCACCGAACCGACCGGGGAGTTCAGCCGTTTCGAGGCGCGGTTCGGCGATCGGCAGGAAGAGTTTTTCAGGCGAAGCGGGCTTGCCCTCGACCTGCTGAAGGAGATCATGAAAACGGAGGGGGAGATGCTCGCCGAGCAGAGGAAGACGAACGCACTCCTCAAAGCGCTTCTCAGGACAGGCGGGACTGAATAA
- a CDS encoding SemiSWEET family sugar transporter, with translation MDALHLLGLAAGSLTTLSFIPKVAKTLRTRSAHDFSYAMLVCFLAGLMLWLAYGVARADPAIMIANAATAVLLLCILAVKIRSP, from the coding sequence ATGGACGCACTCCACCTCCTCGGCCTTGCGGCCGGTTCGCTCACGACGCTCTCCTTCATTCCAAAGGTGGCAAAGACCCTGCGGACCCGGTCGGCGCATGACTTCTCCTATGCGATGCTCGTCTGCTTCCTCGCCGGCCTCATGCTCTGGCTCGCTTACGGCGTTGCGCGGGCCGATCCTGCGATCATGATTGCGAACGCAGCGACAGCGGTCCTTCTGCTCTGCATCCTTGCGGTGAAGATCAGGTCACCCTGA
- a CDS encoding ABC transporter ATP-binding protein, whose amino-acid sequence MIEFRRVSLTLGNFALQEVSLTVRKGDYYFIIGPSGAGKTVLLEAIAGLHLPDDGEILIDGEDASRVPPEKRRIALVYQDYSLFPHMTVEENIGFGLRMQKRPKEEIRRRVSDLLGTFGIEHLRNRFPGTMSGGEQQRTAIARALASDPEILLLDEPFAALDPVTREHLITDLQRIHRERGLTIVQVTHAREEILRMATRCAVIIEGRMVQEGQADQVFQTPESTVVARFVGMENILNGVVATSADGLASIDVGKQRIIAVSDAAPGTAAAVVFRAADVTLYLRDREESTARNRFEAVITTIVPLGGPLTEVYLDAGFPLVALVTRRSAEDLDLTPGMSVEASIKASAVRVIQERS is encoded by the coding sequence ATGATCGAGTTTAGGCGCGTCTCCCTCACCCTCGGAAACTTCGCCCTGCAGGAAGTCTCCCTCACGGTCAGGAAGGGCGACTACTACTTCATCATCGGACCGTCAGGGGCCGGAAAGACCGTGCTCCTGGAGGCGATCGCCGGACTCCACCTTCCCGACGACGGAGAAATTCTCATCGACGGTGAGGACGCCTCCCGTGTCCCCCCGGAGAAACGGCGGATCGCCCTTGTGTACCAGGACTACTCCCTCTTCCCGCATATGACCGTGGAGGAGAATATCGGGTTTGGCCTCAGGATGCAGAAACGACCGAAAGAAGAGATCAGGAGACGGGTGAGCGACCTGCTCGGGACATTCGGGATCGAGCATCTCAGAAATCGTTTTCCGGGCACGATGAGCGGCGGCGAACAGCAGCGGACGGCGATCGCCCGCGCCCTTGCCTCCGACCCTGAGATCCTTCTCCTCGACGAACCCTTCGCTGCACTCGACCCGGTCACGCGGGAACACCTGATCACCGATCTCCAGCGGATCCACCGTGAGAGGGGCCTCACCATCGTCCAGGTGACCCATGCGAGGGAGGAGATCCTGCGCATGGCGACGAGGTGCGCCGTGATCATCGAGGGCAGAATGGTCCAGGAAGGGCAGGCCGATCAGGTCTTCCAGACCCCGGAGAGCACGGTGGTCGCACGCTTCGTTGGTATGGAGAACATCCTCAACGGCGTCGTCGCCACCAGTGCAGACGGACTCGCCTCGATCGACGTGGGGAAGCAGAGGATCATCGCCGTCTCGGATGCCGCTCCGGGCACTGCCGCAGCCGTCGTCTTCAGGGCCGCCGATGTGACGCTCTACCTCAGGGACAGGGAGGAGAGCACCGCCAGAAACCGGTTCGAGGCCGTGATCACCACCATCGTCCCGCTCGGCGGCCCTCTCACCGAGGTGTATCTGGACGCAGGCTTCCCCCTTGTGGCGCTTGTCACCAGACGATCGGCTGAAGACCTCGATCTCACACCGGGCATGAGCGTTGAAGCATCGATCAAGGCAAGCGCGGTCCGGGTTATTCAGGAGAGATCCTGA
- the wtpA gene encoding tungstate ABC transporter substrate-binding protein WtpA, producing MKTIKMVMIAALLVCAAVFLCGCTTTPGETTPATTPATTAPAAISGVVTIFNAGSLTAPFEDLEKQFEAKYPGTDVQLVAGGSTKIVKDITELDKSADVLASADYTLIPDLMMPDAADWYVTFAKNQMVLCYTDESKYADEITAENWYEILGKSDVAWAFSDPNLDPCGYRSPMVIQLAEAHYGDDQIFEKVVMANSNITVTEENGVFTIHAKSPEPKGTLQIRPKSVELVQMLESGGIDYAWEYRSVAAQNNLKFIELPEAIDLSSVKYADDYATVQIDTEGGMMTGKPIVYGATVPKNAGNPEAGLAFVKLLIGAEGQAVMDGQGQPPIVPAGGYGRVPAALKSLTASS from the coding sequence ATGAAAACGATTAAAATGGTCATGATCGCTGCGCTGCTCGTCTGCGCAGCGGTATTCCTGTGCGGGTGCACCACCACGCCCGGCGAAACGACACCAGCCACAACGCCTGCAACGACCGCCCCCGCCGCGATCAGCGGCGTTGTCACCATCTTCAACGCCGGCAGTCTCACGGCGCCCTTCGAAGACCTCGAAAAGCAGTTCGAAGCGAAATATCCAGGTACCGACGTCCAGCTGGTAGCCGGCGGTTCGACAAAGATCGTCAAGGACATCACCGAACTCGACAAGAGCGCCGATGTCCTTGCTTCGGCAGACTACACGCTCATCCCTGACCTGATGATGCCGGACGCCGCCGACTGGTACGTCACCTTCGCCAAGAACCAGATGGTCCTCTGCTACACCGACGAGAGCAAATACGCCGATGAGATCACCGCCGAGAACTGGTATGAGATCCTCGGAAAGTCCGATGTGGCATGGGCCTTCTCCGACCCGAACCTCGACCCCTGCGGCTACCGCTCACCCATGGTGATCCAGCTCGCCGAGGCGCACTACGGCGACGACCAGATCTTCGAGAAGGTCGTCATGGCAAACTCGAACATCACCGTGACCGAAGAAAACGGCGTCTTCACGATCCACGCCAAATCGCCGGAGCCGAAGGGCACCCTGCAGATCAGGCCGAAGTCGGTCGAACTCGTGCAGATGCTCGAAAGCGGCGGTATAGACTACGCATGGGAGTACCGCTCGGTCGCCGCCCAGAACAACCTGAAGTTCATCGAACTCCCTGAGGCGATCGACCTCTCGTCGGTGAAGTATGCTGACGATTATGCGACGGTTCAGATCGACACCGAAGGCGGCATGATGACCGGCAAGCCCATCGTTTACGGCGCAACCGTCCCGAAGAATGCCGGGAACCCCGAGGCAGGTCTGGCGTTTGTCAAACTGCTCATCGGTGCTGAGGGGCAGGCAGTCATGGACGGACAGGGTCAGCCCCCGATCGTCCCGGCCGGCGGCTACGGGAGGGTTCCGGCCGCACTGAAAAGCCTCACTGCATCCTCCTGA
- the hisD gene encoding histidinol dehydrogenase, protein MWKALDIEEWQERRRSDLAGVSAAVAAIVEGVRKDGDEALYRFTKEFDRIDLEDLAITPEEFEGAYEEVEDSLIESLAEAEAHIRRFHELQRNRSLWLEEVEPGVIVGVKTTPLDRIGAYVPGGRAAYPSTALMTTVPAQVAGVPEICVCTPPPVHPLTLVALDIAGVDECYRVGGAQAIAAMALGTESIDQVQKIVGPGNVYVTAAKMMLREHAEIDFPAGPSEIGILADGTADPAFVAADILAQAEHDPHAGCILITTDPALPAKVGTEIKGQMKNAPRRSIIEAALGNSGYVVTADLDEAITAMDDVAPEHLSIQVADPLSALNAVHNAGSIFVGPYTAVAFGDYASGTNHVLPTAGFARVFSGLDVHHFCKTSSVQMIDREGLEWLGGVVETLATAEGLHAHGESVRIRRRKKD, encoded by the coding sequence ATGTGGAAGGCGCTGGATATTGAGGAATGGCAGGAGCGGCGGCGCTCAGACCTTGCAGGCGTGAGCGCGGCCGTCGCTGCGATCGTCGAGGGTGTGCGGAAAGACGGCGACGAAGCGCTCTACCGGTTCACGAAAGAGTTCGACCGGATCGATCTCGAAGACCTCGCCATCACCCCGGAAGAGTTCGAGGGGGCGTACGAGGAGGTGGAAGACTCCCTGATCGAGAGCCTCGCCGAAGCCGAGGCGCATATCAGGAGGTTCCACGAGCTCCAGCGCAACCGTTCGCTCTGGCTTGAGGAGGTGGAGCCCGGCGTCATCGTCGGCGTCAAGACCACCCCGCTCGACCGGATCGGCGCCTATGTCCCGGGCGGACGGGCGGCCTACCCCTCGACGGCCCTGATGACCACGGTTCCGGCACAGGTGGCCGGTGTCCCTGAGATCTGCGTCTGCACCCCGCCGCCGGTCCACCCCCTCACCCTTGTCGCCCTTGACATCGCCGGCGTGGACGAGTGCTACCGCGTCGGCGGCGCCCAGGCGATCGCTGCGATGGCCCTCGGGACCGAGAGTATCGATCAGGTCCAGAAGATCGTCGGACCCGGCAACGTCTATGTCACCGCCGCGAAGATGATGCTGCGTGAGCATGCCGAGATCGACTTCCCGGCCGGCCCCTCGGAGATCGGCATCCTGGCCGACGGAACGGCTGACCCGGCCTTCGTCGCCGCGGATATCCTTGCCCAGGCCGAGCACGATCCCCATGCCGGATGCATTCTCATCACCACCGACCCGGCGCTGCCCGCAAAGGTCGGCACCGAGATCAAAGGCCAGATGAAGAACGCCCCGCGCCGCTCGATCATTGAGGCGGCCCTCGGGAACTCGGGGTATGTCGTCACCGCCGATCTCGACGAGGCGATCACTGCCATGGACGATGTCGCCCCGGAGCATCTCTCCATCCAGGTTGCCGACCCGCTCTCGGCCCTCAACGCCGTCCACAACGCCGGTTCGATCTTCGTCGGGCCGTATACCGCCGTCGCATTCGGCGACTATGCCTCGGGGACCAACCACGTCCTTCCCACGGCAGGCTTCGCCCGGGTCTTCTCAGGTCTTGACGTCCACCACTTCTGCAAGACCTCCTCGGTCCAGATGATCGACAGGGAAGGCCTTGAATGGCTTGGCGGGGTCGTCGAGACGCTTGCCACCGCCGAGGGGCTCCATGCCCATGGGGAGTCGGTCAGGATCCGCAGGCGGAAAAAAGACTGA
- a CDS encoding PAS domain-containing protein — protein sequence MDLMEPLITGDRMKPGTDTRTTLQKSESATPLCILDALPVPVMTVSGTGSICYMNPLAASLFGVDPNDAIGEMIEDALPTGIALSLKKLVGRTADFSVISGGTIRHAYRDYSVHTAPMKCGDGSPATVIVLHPMAGHERLPDLAPKTCPDGSGHWVPIFVPAGH from the coding sequence ATGGATCTGATGGAACCGCTGATCACCGGAGACCGGATGAAACCCGGCACTGACACACGCACCACCCTGCAGAAATCGGAAAGCGCCACACCCCTCTGCATACTTGACGCCCTGCCCGTCCCTGTGATGACGGTGTCAGGCACCGGCAGCATCTGCTATATGAACCCGCTGGCAGCGTCGCTCTTCGGTGTTGACCCCAACGATGCCATCGGAGAGATGATTGAGGACGCACTCCCTACCGGCATCGCCCTCAGCCTGAAAAAACTGGTCGGGAGAACCGCAGACTTCTCGGTCATCTCAGGCGGGACGATACGCCATGCGTACAGAGACTACAGCGTTCATACAGCCCCGATGAAATGCGGCGACGGATCGCCGGCAACCGTGATCGTCCTTCACCCTATGGCCGGGCATGAGCGCCTCCCCGACCTTGCACCAAAAACATGCCCGGACGGTTCAGGCCACTGGGTGCCGATATTCGTGCCGGCAGGCCATTAG
- a CDS encoding PAS domain S-box protein, with protein MAIRGLLKKNPHGMSVTQIAEAIGMNRITVARYLDVMRASGQVEMEPYGQAKVFFLSRRIPVTAILDFFSDGVAALDKEGRIIDTNLKLREIAGCRDTDLSGAHIAVLLSSLDDEGRLGEVIRRAADGNEDFFESALSVHGEDRRFFRVRVVPTVFMDSSPGSILILQDITEWKRAEEQMVAQRDLAWTLSAAQTLFEAMPPCVDTALMLSGMDAGGAYVADPETGVFDLVHATGISQRFTRSFSHISPSSPIGERIRSGTPYYAENLKKEDGGIGAGTWALRSYAVVPVLGGGQVIACFLVGSHIRDRIDPGSRKALETVAASVGNTIQRIRAQEDLRESEEKYRILFNNLDDAIFLHLIEDGLPGRIIEVNDTTCARLGYTREELLTLTPLQINDPAYPGDLAEIMRRLLEEKHVFFEWAHLTKDGTRIPVEINAHLFTLRGEEVVISIVRDLRLRGGT; from the coding sequence GTGGCAATCAGAGGACTCCTCAAGAAAAATCCCCACGGCATGTCGGTCACCCAGATCGCGGAGGCGATCGGGATGAACCGGATCACGGTGGCCCGCTACCTCGATGTGATGCGTGCATCCGGCCAGGTCGAGATGGAGCCGTACGGTCAGGCGAAGGTGTTTTTCCTCTCCCGGCGGATCCCGGTGACGGCGATCCTGGATTTTTTCTCGGACGGGGTTGCGGCCCTCGATAAAGAGGGGCGGATCATTGATACAAACCTAAAACTCCGGGAGATTGCCGGATGCCGCGATACCGATCTCTCTGGCGCCCATATTGCCGTTCTGCTCTCGTCTCTGGACGACGAGGGTCGCCTGGGGGAGGTGATCAGGAGGGCGGCTGATGGGAATGAAGACTTTTTCGAGAGCGCCCTCTCGGTGCATGGTGAAGACCGGAGATTTTTCAGGGTGAGGGTTGTTCCCACCGTTTTTATGGATAGTTCGCCGGGCAGCATTCTGATTCTCCAGGACATCACCGAATGGAAACGGGCTGAAGAGCAGATGGTCGCACAGCGCGACCTTGCATGGACCCTTTCCGCAGCGCAGACCCTTTTCGAGGCGATGCCGCCCTGTGTTGATACGGCGCTCATGCTCTCTGGCATGGACGCCGGCGGTGCGTACGTCGCCGATCCGGAAACCGGTGTTTTCGATCTCGTCCATGCAACCGGGATATCGCAGCGATTCACCCGTTCATTCTCACATATCTCCCCCTCTTCGCCTATAGGCGAACGGATCCGTTCTGGCACGCCATATTATGCAGAAAACCTGAAAAAAGAAGATGGCGGGATTGGGGCAGGCACCTGGGCCCTGCGCTCCTATGCGGTGGTCCCGGTGCTGGGGGGAGGGCAGGTGATCGCCTGTTTTCTGGTGGGTTCGCATATCCGTGATAGGATCGATCCCGGGAGCAGAAAAGCGCTGGAAACGGTCGCCGCCTCTGTCGGGAATACGATCCAGCGGATCCGGGCACAGGAGGATCTGCGGGAGAGCGAGGAGAAGTACCGGATACTCTTCAACAACCTTGACGACGCAATCTTCCTCCACCTGATCGAAGACGGGCTGCCCGGCCGGATCATTGAGGTGAACGACACCACCTGCGCCCGTCTTGGGTACACGAGGGAGGAACTCCTCACCCTCACCCCGCTCCAGATCAACGACCCGGCATATCCGGGTGACCTGGCGGAGATCATGCGCCGGCTCCTTGAGGAAAAACATGTGTTCTTCGAGTGGGCGCACCTGACGAAAGACGGCACGAGGATCCCGGTGGAGATCAACGCCCATCTCTTCACCCTCAGGGGTGAGGAGGTGGTCATTTCGATCGTCAGGGATCTCAGGCTGAGGGGGGGTACCTGA
- a CDS encoding Coenzyme F420 hydrogenase/dehydrogenase, beta subunit C-terminal domain has translation MSAKGDMCYAWSTDADLLAKGECGGAVSSLLKYALESKMVDAVLAVKKGQDIYDAVPTLITDPAEIAGAAGSLHCGTLLLSKLFKKYLNGAKDMKIAVTVKGCDAMGMYELAKRKQINLDNVIMIGLNCGGSVSPVTARKMIADKFETDPDTVVKEEIDKGQFIIMTADGQHKGISIDVLEEEGYGRRSNCRRCKMKVPRQADLACGNWGVIGDKAGKATFVEVCSEKGAALLDAATKAGKLATEAPNPKGIEIRGKVEGAMLKLGDKWRAKDFAGLGEGKERLKKIVEETSRCIKCYQCIDNCPICYCEECSTKKPYLVKPGEVPPNFMFHLIRFAHISDSCINCGQCQELCAMDIPNALFMHALQVDLQEMFGFVPGVDMTLPVLALVEENEERSRLSATGSDQIYNIFNK, from the coding sequence ATGTCAGCAAAAGGCGATATGTGTTACGCGTGGTCTACTGATGCAGACCTCCTCGCAAAGGGCGAGTGCGGCGGTGCGGTCTCCTCGCTCCTGAAGTACGCCCTTGAGAGCAAGATGGTCGACGCCGTCCTCGCCGTGAAGAAGGGACAGGATATCTACGATGCTGTTCCGACCCTCATCACCGATCCGGCGGAGATCGCAGGGGCTGCGGGCTCGCTCCACTGCGGGACGCTCCTCCTCTCCAAGCTCTTCAAGAAGTACCTCAACGGTGCAAAGGACATGAAGATCGCCGTCACCGTCAAGGGCTGCGACGCGATGGGCATGTACGAACTGGCCAAGCGCAAGCAGATCAACCTCGACAACGTCATCATGATCGGTCTGAACTGTGGCGGATCGGTCTCCCCGGTGACTGCCAGGAAGATGATCGCGGACAAGTTCGAGACCGACCCCGACACCGTTGTCAAGGAAGAGATCGACAAGGGCCAGTTCATCATCATGACCGCCGATGGTCAGCACAAGGGCATCTCCATCGACGTCCTCGAAGAGGAAGGCTACGGCCGCAGGTCCAACTGCCGCCGGTGCAAGATGAAGGTCCCGCGTCAGGCCGACCTCGCCTGCGGAAACTGGGGCGTCATCGGTGACAAGGCTGGAAAGGCGACTTTTGTCGAAGTCTGCTCCGAGAAGGGTGCAGCGCTCCTCGACGCCGCCACGAAGGCCGGCAAACTCGCCACCGAGGCGCCGAACCCGAAGGGTATCGAGATCCGCGGCAAGGTGGAGGGTGCCATGCTCAAGCTCGGCGACAAGTGGCGTGCAAAGGACTTTGCAGGCCTCGGCGAGGGCAAGGAGCGGCTGAAGAAGATCGTGGAAGAGACCTCCCGGTGCATCAAGTGCTACCAGTGCATTGACAACTGTCCGATCTGCTACTGTGAGGAATGCTCCACGAAGAAACCCTACCTGGTCAAGCCCGGTGAGGTTCCGCCGAACTTCATGTTCCACCTGATCAGGTTCGCCCACATCTCTGACTCCTGTATCAACTGCGGCCAGTGCCAGGAACTCTGTGCGATGGACATCCCCAACGCCCTGTTCATGCACGCCCTGCAGGTCGACCTCCAGGAGATGTTCGGCTTTGTGCCGGGTGTCGACATGACCCTGCCGGTGCTCGCACTGGTTGAAGAGAACGAAGAGAGGTCTCGCCTTTCCGCTACCGGCAGCGACCAGATCTACAATATCTTCAACAAATAA
- a CDS encoding HD domain-containing protein: MTDARNKQVYLSEIADGDRVDDLFLVLRREVKRKKDGNPYIFAILADRSGTAPCTIWGTATCGETLLEACAALEVGRVFRISGKVSAFNSSLQISVNEGVEYLGQPVPESTIEPADFVRMNTDIDALKRGVLDLIATIADPALKDVVLEAISGADGFFEKPAAKGRHHEYPGGLAEHTLETARIAAAGCDAIDLGSNRDLIIAGALLHDIGKAFSFERSGLCFVARPEYDLVGHISLGVTYLERFRSRLPPALFSHLTHIVQSHHGPHGEVACQTPEAWTVHIADYASATLREVADDQAALEPGSGTRTGRKSGGPVWRF; this comes from the coding sequence ATGACCGACGCCAGGAATAAACAGGTCTATCTTTCAGAGATCGCCGACGGGGACCGCGTCGACGATCTCTTCCTCGTCCTGAGGCGAGAAGTAAAGCGGAAGAAAGATGGAAACCCCTATATTTTCGCCATCCTCGCCGACCGCTCCGGGACGGCGCCCTGCACTATCTGGGGAACGGCAACCTGCGGCGAAACGCTGCTTGAAGCCTGCGCAGCCCTCGAAGTGGGCAGGGTGTTTCGCATATCAGGAAAGGTCTCTGCCTTTAATAGTTCCCTGCAGATCAGCGTGAATGAGGGCGTCGAGTACCTGGGGCAGCCGGTCCCGGAATCAACGATCGAACCGGCAGATTTTGTCAGGATGAATACTGACATTGACGCCCTGAAACGCGGGGTCCTGGACCTGATCGCAACGATCGCCGATCCCGCCCTGAAAGACGTGGTGCTGGAAGCGATCTCGGGTGCAGACGGTTTTTTCGAGAAACCTGCAGCGAAAGGGCGGCATCATGAATACCCGGGCGGGCTTGCCGAGCACACTCTTGAGACGGCGAGGATTGCAGCGGCCGGGTGCGACGCCATCGATCTCGGATCCAACCGGGACCTGATCATCGCCGGCGCGCTCCTCCACGACATCGGCAAGGCGTTCTCCTTCGAACGATCAGGCCTGTGCTTTGTTGCGCGGCCCGAGTACGACCTGGTCGGGCATATCAGCCTCGGCGTCACCTACCTGGAGCGGTTCAGATCCCGCCTCCCACCCGCCCTCTTCTCGCACCTCACGCACATCGTCCAGTCGCACCACGGCCCCCACGGCGAGGTGGCCTGCCAGACACCAGAGGCATGGACCGTCCACATCGCCGACTATGCAAGCGCCACGCTGCGCGAGGTGGCGGACGATCAGGCCGCGCTCGAGCCCGGGTCAGGGACGCGGACCGGCAGAAAGTCCGGCGGGCCGGTGTGGCGGTTCTGA
- the brxD gene encoding BREX system ATP-binding protein BrxD codes for MDGNKAESIGIINALRRGTVPASGLERLAVGLAVEERVIGGQLDYTASGGADVKFVRGEYGSGKTFLVARALEIARSKGFATAHVMISGDTPLHKLSALYFRILSSLRTAEHEHALKEIVDNWIFSIEERIIEVEGAAEEDEALEAGTVARIEAALADISTVNPALAAALRVYYTANNAGDFPLAQAALGWLSGEPHIGRDFRRAAGVKGEVDDISAFVFLQGIVRIVRAAGYAGIAVAVDEVETVQALPSNLREKGYNNLRQIVDAVDRGEMPHCYFLFTGTPAFFEGSKGIRSLPPLYDRLRVVGTDGVANPLQAQIVLRPFDMDKLEEAALNVSGIYADAASPVDRSRISHRFIRSMIDRITSRFGGRVDVIPRIFLREFVDILDKCELYPDYDPSSAYAFDAGKVKGELREEEEVFLEVEL; via the coding sequence ATGGACGGAAACAAAGCAGAAAGCATCGGGATCATCAACGCCCTCAGAAGGGGAACCGTTCCGGCGTCCGGGCTTGAACGGCTTGCTGTCGGTCTTGCGGTGGAAGAGCGGGTGATCGGTGGGCAGCTCGACTATACAGCCTCCGGCGGGGCCGACGTAAAGTTCGTCCGCGGGGAATACGGGAGCGGAAAGACATTTCTGGTGGCGCGCGCCCTCGAAATCGCCCGGAGTAAGGGGTTTGCGACAGCCCATGTGATGATCTCCGGGGACACGCCGCTCCACAAACTCAGCGCCCTGTACTTCCGCATCCTCTCCTCCCTGCGGACGGCCGAGCACGAACACGCCCTCAAGGAGATCGTGGACAACTGGATCTTCTCCATCGAGGAGCGGATCATCGAGGTAGAGGGCGCTGCCGAGGAGGACGAGGCCCTCGAAGCAGGAACGGTGGCGCGGATCGAGGCAGCGCTCGCCGACATATCGACGGTGAACCCGGCCCTTGCTGCCGCATTGCGCGTCTATTATACGGCGAACAACGCCGGGGACTTTCCCCTCGCCCAGGCGGCGCTCGGCTGGCTTTCGGGCGAACCCCATATCGGCCGGGACTTCAGGCGGGCGGCCGGTGTGAAGGGGGAGGTGGACGACATATCGGCTTTTGTCTTCCTGCAGGGGATCGTGCGGATCGTCAGGGCGGCCGGATACGCCGGGATTGCCGTCGCCGTCGACGAGGTCGAGACCGTGCAGGCCCTGCCTTCGAACCTCCGCGAGAAGGGGTATAACAACCTCCGCCAGATCGTCGACGCCGTCGACCGCGGGGAGATGCCCCACTGTTACTTCCTCTTCACCGGCACGCCGGCCTTCTTCGAGGGCTCGAAGGGGATCAGGTCGCTCCCGCCGCTGTACGACCGCCTGCGGGTGGTCGGCACCGACGGCGTCGCAAACCCACTGCAGGCGCAGATCGTTCTGCGGCCATTCGACATGGACAAACTGGAGGAAGCGGCCCTGAACGTCTCCGGCATCTACGCCGACGCCGCATCCCCGGTGGACCGGAGCCGGATTTCCCACCGGTTTATCAGGTCGATGATCGACCGGATCACCTCGCGCTTCGGCGGGCGCGTCGATGTGATCCCGAGGATCTTCCTCCGGGAGTTCGTGGACATCCTGGACAAGTGCGAACTCTACCCGGACTATGACCCGTCTTCGGCCTATGCCTTCGACGCCGGGAAGGTGAAGGGAGAACTGCGGGAAGAGGAAGAGGTATTCCTCGAGGTCGAGTTGTAA
- a CDS encoding ABC transporter permease: protein MAQTSILRDRCLVSFSLLGGVILGFTVLALLNMTAKELADIPHLLRVAADAKVIDSIVLTMAAGANAIAILMVFGIPLAYVLARTDFRGKGIVESIVDIPLMLPHTVAGILVYILFMKRGLIGAPFYSIGFSFEDAYPGIVIAMLFVASPYFINSTREGFEKVPVHLENVARTLGASRFSAFRHIVLPLSARDIYNGAILAWGRAIGEFAAIIMIAYYPMVISTLIYYRFTTGGIKESSTVAFVMILACFAVFMTLRYLSRFIGRHDDRV from the coding sequence ATGGCCCAGACTTCCATACTCCGCGACCGCTGCCTTGTCTCCTTCTCGCTCCTCGGCGGTGTCATCCTCGGCTTCACCGTCCTTGCCCTGCTGAACATGACGGCGAAGGAGCTCGCCGATATCCCCCACCTCCTCCGCGTCGCCGCCGACGCAAAGGTGATCGACTCGATCGTCCTCACGATGGCGGCCGGCGCGAATGCGATCGCGATCCTGATGGTCTTCGGGATCCCGCTCGCATATGTGCTCGCCCGAACCGATTTCAGGGGTAAGGGGATCGTGGAGAGTATCGTGGACATTCCCCTGATGCTCCCGCACACCGTGGCCGGCATCCTGGTCTATATCCTCTTCATGAAACGGGGGCTGATAGGCGCTCCCTTCTACAGCATCGGTTTTTCCTTCGAGGACGCCTATCCCGGCATCGTCATCGCCATGCTCTTTGTGGCGTCCCCGTATTTCATCAACTCGACGCGGGAAGGGTTCGAGAAGGTCCCCGTCCACCTGGAGAACGTGGCGAGGACGCTTGGAGCAAGCCGATTTTCCGCCTTCCGCCATATCGTCCTCCCGCTCTCGGCGCGGGACATATACAACGGGGCAATCCTTGCGTGGGGGAGGGCAATCGGCGAGTTCGCCGCCATTATCATGATCGCCTACTACCCGATGGTGATCTCGACCCTGATCTACTACCGGTTCACGACCGGGGGGATCAAAGAGAGCAGCACCGTTGCTTTTGTGATGATCCTCGCCTGTTTCGCCGTGTTCATGACGCTGCGCTATCTTTCGCGCTTCATCGGGAGGCACGATGATCGAGTTTAG